ACTCTCCACCAGCATATGAATCAATGTAGCagcaattttgattttaatatgtTGCATACAGCTTATTGAATTACTTGTCATATAATTTCTGTTTCATGTTTGTCATTtttgtttgaaaggcttagaccTCTTCTACTGAACTTATCAATTGGGAATTAACATGCAGGGGCAAATGGGAGTTCTAAGCAGAGCAGAAGTGAAAAGAAGAGTCGTAAGGCAATGTTGAAGCTGGGCATGAAACCTGTTACCGGTGTTAGTAGGGTGACCATCAAGAGAACAAAAAATGTAAGCTTTCTCTGATTTTTGTCTTCATATATGTTTATTGTCCTCTATGATTTGTCTCaatttactaaaattttattgtggTTTCAGATACTATTTTTCATCTCAAAACCGGATGTTTTTAAGAGCCCAAATTCTGAGACATATGTCATATTTGGGGAGGCTAAGATAGAGGATTTGAGTTCTCAACTGCAGACACAGGCAGCCCAACAGTTTAGGGTGCCTGACATGGCATCTGTACTTCCAAAATCAGATATTTCCGGTGCAGCTGCTGCTTCACAGGCTGatgaagaggaggaagaagtTGATGAGACTGGGGTTGAGCCGAGAGACATTGATCTAGTTATGACACAAGCCGGAGTATCAAGGAGTAAGGCTGTCAAGGCTCTCAAAACACATAATGGGGACATTGTTAGTGCTATTATGGAGCTCACTACTTAAGTGGGATTTGGCGGTTTCATGCATTATCTTGCCATCTTATTTTATGTTAATGAGTTCTTGGATCTTCTAGTTAACATAGTCTGATTGGTTCACCGATCATCAGGTAGCTGAATTATCCTTTGTTTTTGTCAAACTTGAGAGTTCTTTTTCAATGCAGTTTTTGAGTTATAGGTTCTGTTTTTGTTTGATGCATTTTACAAATATTTGAATCTACACTGGTAATGCCTCGGTCATCTTAGATAGCTGAAGAGTTGGGATAACTTGAGAAGCAATCTTGAAATCCTGATATATTTGTGGTTTAAAGGTGTTGATACTGATGATACAGAGCACATTGGAGTGTCGAGAATGTGGCGCGGAGAAACATGCAAAATCATAATCTATTAAAAATGCCGATCAGTGAACTTTTTGCCCATGCCCAAAGTATAGGAAGTCTTTCTTTGACCTTGAAGATTGAATAGCCATGCAGCAAGGGACATGCAGATCATATTCTCTAATTTAAAACTCTGATCagcattaataaaataaaactcgtGTCCGACAGACAGTAAATTTAAGATGAAGTATCCTTTCTTTCTAGAAAATCATCTCATTCTTCTCCACCCAAACAAAGGCAATAATTTCAATACTGATTTTTTCGTTTCAGTCATTAACTTAAGCACgtatatttaaaaaagaaaccaAAGCGCTATATCTGCAAAATCTAGACTAATCAGATTCAGTATCTGCAGAAGCAGCCTCGTCATCTTCCACATCACTCTCACTGACATAGTCATCAATCCAGGGGCCCCTGAAAAAGCTAAGCTGCATGCATGTATACTGCATATCATCTTTCAGCTCCACACCCCAACAGCCTTGAATATCAAGATGAGAAAGAGCCTTGCACTTGGTAAGAATGGCATTAAGACCAGAATCTCCAAATGAGCCAAAAGCAAGTTCAAGATGCTGAAGCCCTGACATTGTGTTGGCAAATCACCATTGTCTCACAATCGTTCAGGTGTGAAGAATTTCTTTTCACAGGCGTCTCCCATTCAGGTGGTGGCATATTTCTCAGATGTATCAAGGATTTGCAGTTATCTCCAAATGCTACAAGCCCTTCACATGTGATCTTCAAACAATAACTGATGTCCAAGATCGTCAAATTCGATAGTGATTCAGCATGCTTTTTCCACCATCTTATCAGTGACATTACTCATGGGAATTCTCAGTTCCTTGAGGTATCTCCCgctaaagaaaagagaagaagaaaaataatatacacTGGACCAAAAACTATATATTCTTATTCAAGAATCATGtaagattaatttattattttgggTGATTATTTTATATCATGAAAAACAGAGAACATCCTCTGGAGGCTACCaacatgaaaattaaatatgcaGAAGGAATTTCCTGAGCTTGGGTGATTTGACACGTCAAGTCCTGAAGTTTCTCAAACATTAGAATCCATATTTGTCTCAATACTAAATAACTAAAAGACATCATCCTTATGAATATCAATGTGCCTTTCTAGTGTCTTTGAAAATAGTATATACTTTATTTGAAtgcaataaagaaaagaaagagaagaatttGTCTTCATGCTTTTCAAAACAAATTGTACACCAGGTTATGCTTCACAGATGTCTTGGAATTCTCGAAGTTTTCACTACAAGCATCCAGGAAATCAGGCAAATGTTATAGTTTCATTTTACACGCTCATTCAAAGAAAATTAACACGATAAAATATCTTGCTGTCTTCCTAATATATTCTCCTCCTAGCCGCATTATCAACACAACCACACCACAAacgagggggggggggggggggggggtgcaAAGAGCACAGCTTAAACATTAATGTTTGTGAAGTCGATTAACAGTATGTAATCCACAGAAAATGCTGTAGACGAGTTTCTTCCAACCATTTGTGAAATGAATTGCACGGTTGGTAGATATGAAAAACTCATTACTCTATtaagtaaatttattaaaaaaaaaaaaaaaaaaaaaaaaaaaaaaaaagaggaagaaaTAGCGATGCAGGATAACTTAGTAATGAGCAACAACCAGTGAGACTATAGTTTGAAGGACAGTTTCTTGGTTCCTTTTGATCAAATGAAAGCAAAACTATCAATAAACCGTAATTACTAAATTGCAAAAAAAGGCTGACTACAAATTTAGCAGGCTTTTTGTCAATTCAAGAGAGATTTTTTATTTGTGAAGTAGGGATTGGGAGAAAAATATTTAGGGGGGTTTGGGGGTTGACTATAGCGTGATTGTCCTATGTGAGTGGCGTCTGTTAAATAGACGCCCCTCTTAAAGAGACGCCAAGAGAGTTCTGGTACTGCCCATAGTTTAAGTacctttataattaatttaaaaaataataaaatatattatatataattattatttcaatatatttaattgttattgaatataaaatttagtaaaattttataaattttaatatattattagtttatatgtgttaaaattaaaatttattaaatgtttcataattttttattgatgtttaggtgaagttaataatttataattaacaaataatagtgaaaataatgatatgaataaatttaatttaataaataagaatgatattaataataattaaattcaattatacaAAATTCACAATATTGATTTTTAATGATGATCATGTAGATGACCGCTTGTGCTACAGTGTCGTGGTTTCCTCTTATCAGGGTGTCTTGTGTTATACGACGTTCGTCAAATGATGACTTCTGTTGAATCTCTTGAGAATTTCCAACATCATCATCTGCCATAAATAGATTTAAATCAAGAGGTTGAGATTGAGGTCTTGAACTCTCCCCAATAACTGGATCCTAAGTTGCAAAGACGAAATATCCTGAATAAGGGATTGTAGAAAATAACTCAGGAAAATCTGAAGAAAATAAGCTAAGTCGGCTTGAGGGATTATCCAGTGATTACCAGGGAAATGCAGAAAAAATAGACTCtaatggtgtaacgacccgaaaatcggaccgctaccggcgctaggatccagatcggcttaaagccgccgggacccgtagcaagcctgacatgttacctgtaaacctgtttaatcccatacatgatcaacaacatacataaaaatttaaaacttttctttcatacaccaaactcaacctgtgcatgcactgaacatatacataatcataaacttgacccctttgtggaatctcatcaatgcccccaatgggtggcataacaagtgttgagttggctaaacatggacatcaataacattaagatcatgtttcaaaaagggattacatcatactatggtcaagcacacttctaacctcaatatcgttacattacatatctatacatcataatacaatctgtcatgtccacattctaactattacatacatgtgacttcattactcttcttgacttccctgtctaacccgtacctgcaaatcctggggaaattgggagaggggtgagctactagagcccagtgagcagaatcataaagcatttaaaacacatgctatcatggaatgcatcacatcacaactaatcatatcaaggatgaacttgtcaccatttagccctctacataatccaaacatgccaggagcgtagtgcaggccacacctggtctttcccttatacataacataacataacatacatattccatggtgccgggggcgtagtgcaggccacgtccggtctttctcttacatagtgccaggggcgtagtgcaggccacatctggacttccatatcatatcatcatgtcataacatatgagggctaatggatcattcaacattcatccgcatcaacaacattttatgcaatgcaacatattcgtgatttctaatgcaaacagcctaaaatatcacatggcatccgtgatgcatgaacatgctcaaaactgatttatttatttaaaagcataagagttattccactcacttctggctagctctgacactgactgaagcagctgactcactgctgaggtcctcggttcctcgggtccgaacctacacaggtggactcaaatgagggaccaaacaactagaacataactctaaaaacatctcccaaaaaccccctaaaacatcatgacacaaccatagaagaacatgcaaaggaggcctggacagggcactttcggcggcaggttcggcggccgaaagtccctccagagccgaaagtcaggcaggttcggcggcaccttcggcggccgaaactcctagacagagacgaaactcatgcatgttcggcggcactttcggcggccgaaactcccagacagaggcgaaagtcctctttcgggggcaagcttcggaaGCCGagggctgcttccacaagagggttcggcggccaaaagtcccttcggctgccgaacctgttttctcccgaagggcagaaacttggttcaaacatgcacaaccgCCTCCaattcataccatcatgcatttagctcaaccaaaatatgcacacaagctcctaggggtctcaaactaacttaaaccccaactacaacacacatacacaagcatttgcaagccacattgtccataaactcaaaaatcatcaaaactcactaaaaacctacacatgcatttctaccccatagatcttgcataaaacttatttaaaacatacaatgagcttaagatcggctcttacctcttaaagatcgagagagagacgacctaaaactcgaaggtgggagaggttgggttcttgaacctccaagctccaaaactttgctcaaaagctcaaatcttcaaaacaaagttaaaacaaatgaaaaacttgaaagatctagaggaaaaacatcaaagatcggtgagggacggcggagagctcaccttggccgaaaatggggaaaaagctcgcccgttttcggctaagggacccttttatagtggctggccaggccacgttcgggggccgaatgtgcctccgcatgcatgccatgttcggcggccgaacttgaggttcggcggccgaacctggacttccctcacttatgctttcgggggcctaaagcacacctgcaacgcatgcatgttcggcggccgaacttgaggttcggcggccgaacctgagctttcctccaaggttgtttttgttcaaaaactcattttcttttcattcaaaaatcatcaaaaacattaaaacatttcatgaaaacatagttttttccttctagaggtctccgacatccgagattccaccggtcggtaggaattccgataccggagtctagccgggtattacattctcccccccttaagaacattcgtccccgaatgttcctcaactaacacattgCATGgtatacacataacatacatgcaaagcacataaaactcacagggaactaacctcagaaaagataagggtattgctggagcatggactcccgtgtctcccaggtgcactcctccatattgtggtggttccataggactttcaccatcggtatttccttgtttctcagctttctgatctgggtgtctatgatccgcactggctgctcaacataggtgagatcctcttggatctccacatcaggctcactaagaaccttgcccggatctgacacaaacttcctcaacattgaaacatggaaaaccggatggattcttgccattgaagcaggcaaatctagcttgtacgacacattcccaatcttctgcaagatttcaaagggtccgatgtatcgtggggctagtttacctttcttcccaaagcgaaccactcctttcattggagacactctgagcaataccagatccccctcctgaaactctacctgtcttctacggatgtctgcataactcttctgtctgcttgcagcagtcttgattctctctctgattaggggtaccaccctgctggtgatctctactagctcaggccctgccaaggccttttctccaacttctttccagcaaacaggtgacctgcacttcctcccatataaagcttcatatggagccattccgatgctagcatgatggctgttattgtaggcaaactccaccaaaggtagatgctgcctccaagaaccgccaaagtccagcacacacattctaagcatatcctcgatagtctggatggtcctttcggactgtccgtccgtctgggggtggaaggcagtactgaaatccaatctagtacccatggcattctgcagactccaccaaaatctggaggtgaactggggccctctatccgacactattgaaacaggaaccccatgcagcctgacgatctcatcgacatacacctgcgccaacttgtccacagaatagccactcctgacagggatgaagtgagcagatttggtgagtctgtccacaatcacccatatggagtccaatctgttggacgccgccggtaaccccactacgaagtccatagctatattctcccatttccactatggaataggtagtgggttaagcattccagccggcttctgatgttccagcttcaccctctgacacacttcgcaggttgacacaaactgtgccacttctttcttcatcgctggccaccaataaactttcttcaaatcttgatacatcttggtggctccggggtgaatgctgtatcttgcattatgagcctccctcataatgtctccttttagccctatgtcatctggtacacacaatcgactcccatagcggaggatccccttactgtcaaatctgaactcactgtctttgcctgactgaacagtcctggcaatctttactaactctagatcctcatgctgtttctgagccacttgctccagaaacacaggtgtcactctcatctgggccactaaagcaccggtaccagacaactccaactgtagaccttcattaatgagcttgtaaaactccttcaccactggtctcctctctgccgtgatgtgggatagactgcctagtgacttccggcttagggcgtctgccacgacattcgccttacccggatgatactgaatcttgcaatcatagtcactcagcagctctacccatctcctctgtctcaagttcaaatctctttgactcaggatgtactgcaggcttttatgatctgtgaagatctcacattttaccccatagaggtagtgcctccacatcttgagtgcaaagattactgctgccatctcaaggtcatgtgtggggtaattcaactcatgcttctttagctgcctagaagcataagcaatcaccctctcattctgcatcagtacacaacccagtcccacacgggacgcatcacaaaagactgtaaagtcctcatcactagatggcagagctaaaactggtgctgaagtcaacctcttcttaagctcttcaaaactctcttcgcactggtcggtccacagaaacttttgattcttcctggttagtctggtcagaggagctgctattttcgagaagtcctgaacgaacctcctgtagtaacctgccaaacccaagaaactcctaatctccgtcactgaagtgggtctaggccagttagccacagtttttgtcttcttggggtccacctctatcccattctctgactctacatgccccaagaacgaaatgctcctcagccagaactcacacttagagaacttggcatacaagccatgttccctcaaggtctgcaaaaccaaccgcagatgatgggcatgctcctctgcattcctggaatacactaagatatcatctatgaagacaataacaaagtgatccaggtactggctaaacactctgttcatgaggtccatgaatgctgcaggggcgttagttaacccgaacggcattacaaggaactcaaaatgcccatatctagtcctgaaagccgtctttggcacatcctcatctctgatcctcagctgatggtacctagatctcagatctattttggagaaacaacccgctcctgctagctggtcgaatagatcgtcgatccttggcaaagggtacttgttcttggtagtgactttgttcaactgtctgtagtcgatacaaagtctaagggatccatccttctttctgacaaacaagactggagcaccccagggtgaggtactcggtcagatgaagcccttgtctaccagctcttgcaactgttctttcaattctttcaactcggctggagccatcctgtagggagggatagagatcggtcgggttccaggcatcaattctatctcgaactctatctccctagcaggtggtaaacctggcagatcgcctgggaagacgtctagaaactctctaaccactggcaccgaggcaaGCTCTCTAacttgactgctaagctctctcatatgagccaaatacccctgacatcccctcataagcaacctacgagcctgaagagctgatatcagacctctaggtgtacccttcctgtctcctctgaagactacctctgacccatcctgacctctgaacctgactaccttgtccctgcagtccaaggtagcaccatgggtagataaccagtccatccctagaatgacgtcaaaatctgtcaaatctataaccacaaggtcggcggacaagcatctttcctcaacaaacacaggactacactggcagactgactctgccactgatggatcacacttgggtccactgacccagagaggacactctaactcagagatcatcaaccctaacctctggacggctctcggtgcaataaaagaatgagatgcgcccgggtccatcaaggcatacacatctgaacaaccaatgattaagttacctgccaccacggtgttagatgcatctgcctcctgctgagtcatcgtgaagatccgtgctggagctgatggaccttcacctctgaaacccgctgaagaagaggctgcccctctccctctgcctctgccactggcctgagtcatggctggagctgctggctgcggtacactacctgaagctgtctgctgggactgtgccatcggggccgctcttggacagtctcgagacatatgcccctcctgaccacatctgtaacaggctgtcgtcccaaaccgacatactcccctgtgtggcttaccacaccttgcacaaactgcattatccgcaccagagcttgagccactccctagtcccagactggacttaaccttgttctagaacttgttcttcttagacttcctgggacctctgtcccacttcttgctacctgaagttgctgcactcattgaagaagagcctggggtcttagaaccagaaggctgtgccactgactgtttaactgtcccctgaacgatggcactggcctccattttctgggccatatccactatggcatggaagctctccctatctgctgactggatcaaggaggaatatctagagtggagtttcatgatatacctccttgaccttttctgatctgaatcaaggttttgccctgcaaacggcaacaactccaagaacctgtctgtgaactcctctacacccatttcatcagtctgcctcaactgctcaaactctatcatcttcaactcccttgaactatctgggaaagcccatcctgcaaacttgtttgcaaattcttcccaagacatgctgtccaccctcgggttcatataattcttgaaccactctcgtgccttcttgcacttaagtgtgaacccagccatctgaatggctctactatcgtcAGCCCTAATCTCATCAGTGATCactttgaccctctcaagatacacaaacgggtcatcccctttttcatactggggagcacccaacttcatgtagtcggtcatcttgaccttgctcccactggctgagctaggtctagaaggttgagcaactggggctgctggttctgctggaggaggaggaggtgctgtaatacccggctagaccccggtatcggaattcctacgttccggcggattttccgttggaagtcgggattcgaggatgtcggagcttgccctaagggtataagaaaggtttttaagatggttttaagtgtttttatcatgtttgcatgttttgagttaagaaaattgagttttgaaatgaaaaggccaaggggacaaaaaccaggttcggccgccgaaggtgaagttcggccgccgaaagttgcatggtttcgcatgcacgttaggccgccgaaggaagagtcggttggccactacaaaagcccctttgcccgagacttgagtgttacacactctgtttttgggtcaaaggtaggttcaagctctccttggtgtgatttctcatgttttcctcaaattttgcatgttttaacttgatttgagctttgttttagagatttgagcaaaaggaagcaaagttgagcacttggagagtttgattgagttttctcctatctccaagcttggatcatcaatcctctagttcttcaagaggtaagcatggatcctcacctccccttatgtttaaagcaaggtgtaagagttttagagagttttatggcatgttttggggtataagcatgagtttgagcatatgttaatcatatgagttagtatgagttttgttgttgtttttggggtttgagctagtttttaggcccctatatgcatgagatatgttatatgttagttgagaagtgttggtatgcatgttatgggtgtttgataggattttggaggctgagagcataagttgtgctcggattctgcctttctggagaatccaggttcggccgccgaagcaaggttcggccgccgaaccccttgtggaggcagtttcggctgccaaaccttgcccccgaaagctaggcttttgggtgagaaagagactttcggccgccgaaagagggagttcggccgccgaaagtgcatgagtttcgtctctggacgaggctttcggccgccgaaggtgccgccgaacatgcatgagtttcgtctctggagaggggtttcggccgccgaaagtgccgccgaaggtgctctgtccagccttcttttgcccatttttccatgcatgcctatgatgttttagaggggttttggggagatattaagagttatgtttaagtaagtttggtcctcatttgagtccacctgtgtaggtacggacccgagagaccaaggaggcccacagagttagagttacagagactgctcagcagttgccagaggtgagtggaacagaactttattttaaaagttaagaactgttttagcatgattcatgcatcattaatgccatgtttatataggatgctttgcattagtattcaccaagttgatgcattgcattattacttgtatatgtggattggaccgaggcgatctcaatagcccataagtctgtcattattgtatgtcctgtgtgagctcctttgggggccgggcatttaccttggatgagtcctgtgagagcccttatagggtcgggcaccatgagtagttagtgaaagacctgtgtgagctcctttgggggccgggcaccgacagagggagttttgggatcatgtccaatccgagatgtgaaatgtttgtgcagtgatgcatcatatgatagcatgttttaaatgtgatttttatagattctgctcactgggcttagcagctcatccctctccctaaccccatttttcagggcctcagagaagagaaagagaaagagatagcaagggtaaaagcatatgtaatagtatagaatagtggacatgattattttgataatgatgtatagtacagagtttatgtaatgtctagtaatgatgtaatagcaagttatgtatggagttatagaattgtgcttggccctagtgtatgtttatccctttgcacatgatcatttgatgattgagataatgttgttatgatgcgctaggcttggtgcatggtaggctttctatctctgtagttactgtatggtaccatagcaggtatcactcttcgagtgcatacagacagagcatgcatagtctaggcttagttgatgagaaaagtttcaagaaaagaaaagatagtcaagcaaagataaaaaaaaaaaaaagtaagtaacagttttaagcttaagtatgatcatgtatgggatttatcaggtacacacagttgacagtaggcttactacgggtcccggcggccttaagccgatctggatcctagtgccggtgatggtccggtaagcgggctgttacagattggtatcagagcatagggcctctagagtacggtgtgctgagctaagatgctcagggattagagatatctcacatcggaaaga
The Manihot esculenta cultivar AM560-2 chromosome 1, M.esculenta_v8, whole genome shotgun sequence genome window above contains:
- the LOC110605901 gene encoding F-box protein FBW2-like — protein: MSLIRWWKKHAESLSNLTILDISYCLKITCEGLVAFGDNCKSLIHLRNMPPPEWETPVKRNSSHLNDWLQHLELAFGSFGDSGLNAILTKCKALSHLDIQGCWGVELKDDMQYTCMQLSFFRGPWIDDYVSESDVEDDEAASADTESD
- the LOC110627888 gene encoding nascent polypeptide-associated complex subunit alpha-like protein 2; its protein translation is MSPGPVVEADAPKPEVADLISSTEEETQQKLKLEDEPVVEDVKEDDEDEEDDDDDEDDDKEDGTPGANGSSKQSRSEKKSRKAMLKLGMKPVTGVSRVTIKRTKNILFFISKPDVFKSPNSETYVIFGEAKIEDLSSQLQTQAAQQFRVPDMASVLPKSDISGAAAASQADEEEEEVDETGVEPRDIDLVMTQAGVSRSKAVKALKTHNGDIVSAIMELTT